A genomic segment from Mycobacteriales bacterium encodes:
- a CDS encoding adenylate/guanylate cyclase domain-containing protein, with product MTVPSTSAGELKHSLIQRLRVRVPLANLIGAVLAFVSGALTAAGIRGQRGVQPSDFIVFALFFAVSTPLGYSQCKEGLRRSLDWLMSGRQATVRDQRMVLWFPWRVARGSLYVWVTAAVVWGALAASGHHPWRFTVCLSLSILLGGFTTCGLTYLIVEWTMRPAVALALAGDAPERPIGPGVRTKLVLAWMVGADVFLLLIALTVLGRPGNQPPSRLDIGFIIAAGFAVGTLMLYEVSRSLMTPLLDLRDAVDRVGRGQLDVSLPVNDGGEVGMVQAGFNRMVAGLRERATLHDLFGRHVGDEVARRALAQGTVALGGERREVGVVFVDVIGSTQLAQTRAPEQVVAILNRLFATIVRVVSDEGGWVNKFEGDGALCVFGAPASTDDYAQHALRAARTLRRELLALSMVEPALDAAIGVSAGTAVAGNVGAEQRYEYTVMGSPVNEASRLTTEAKQRLGRVLASEEVITRAGTERSCWKVAAEVTLRGYDHSILAYEPADSVRTSAPA from the coding sequence ATGACGGTGCCGAGCACGTCTGCCGGTGAGCTGAAGCACAGCCTGATCCAGCGGTTGCGGGTCCGCGTGCCACTGGCGAACCTCATCGGCGCGGTACTCGCGTTCGTCTCCGGCGCGCTCACCGCCGCGGGCATCCGCGGTCAGCGCGGCGTCCAGCCCAGCGACTTCATCGTGTTCGCGCTTTTCTTCGCGGTGAGCACCCCGCTGGGCTACTCGCAGTGCAAGGAGGGATTGCGCCGGTCGCTGGACTGGCTCATGTCCGGCCGGCAGGCAACCGTGCGGGACCAGCGGATGGTGCTGTGGTTCCCCTGGCGAGTCGCTCGCGGCAGCTTGTACGTCTGGGTGACCGCGGCCGTGGTGTGGGGCGCGCTTGCCGCGTCCGGCCACCACCCGTGGCGCTTCACGGTGTGCCTGTCGCTGTCGATCCTGCTCGGCGGGTTCACGACCTGTGGGCTGACCTATCTGATCGTCGAGTGGACGATGCGGCCTGCGGTTGCGCTCGCCCTGGCCGGCGACGCCCCCGAGCGACCGATCGGGCCCGGCGTACGAACCAAGCTGGTCCTCGCCTGGATGGTCGGCGCCGACGTCTTCCTGCTCCTGATCGCGCTCACCGTGCTCGGCCGGCCCGGCAACCAACCGCCGAGCCGCCTCGACATCGGCTTCATCATCGCCGCCGGCTTCGCGGTCGGCACCTTGATGCTCTATGAGGTGAGCCGATCGCTCATGACGCCGCTGCTCGACCTGCGCGACGCGGTCGACCGGGTCGGGCGCGGGCAGCTCGATGTCAGCCTTCCGGTCAACGACGGCGGCGAGGTCGGCATGGTGCAGGCGGGCTTCAACCGCATGGTCGCCGGGCTTCGCGAGCGCGCGACCTTGCACGACCTGTTCGGCCGTCACGTCGGGGACGAGGTCGCTCGCCGCGCGTTGGCACAGGGAACCGTCGCGCTCGGTGGCGAGCGGCGCGAGGTCGGCGTGGTGTTCGTCGACGTGATCGGATCGACGCAGCTCGCCCAGACCCGCGCCCCGGAACAGGTCGTCGCGATCCTGAACCGGCTGTTCGCCACGATCGTCAGAGTGGTCAGCGACGAGGGCGGCTGGGTCAACAAGTTCGAAGGCGACGGCGCGCTGTGCGTCTTCGGCGCTCCGGCGTCGACCGACGACTACGCCCAACATGCGCTTCGTGCGGCACGCACCTTGCGCCGCGAGCTGCTGGCACTGTCCATGGTCGAGCCCGCGCTCGACGCCGCAATCGGGGTGTCCGCGGGGACCGCGGTCGCGGGCAACGTCGGCGCCGAGCAGCGTTACGAGTACACGGTGATGGGCTCGCCGGTCAACGAAGCGTCGCGCCTGACCACCGAGGCCAAGCAGCGACTCGGCCGGGTGCTCGCCAGCGAGGAAGTCATCACCCGCGCCGGGACCGAACGCAGCTGCTGGAAGGTCGCGGCCGAGGTGACGCTGCGCGGTTACGACCATTCGATCCTGGCCTACGAGCCGGCCGACTCGGTCAGGACGAGCGCCCCCGCCTAG
- a CDS encoding TIM-barrel domain-containing protein — protein MKAIRLAVLVALAAAVGLAPRAVAGPEATAAGPANAIRAGHARFEVLTPTMVRLEYSPDGRFENAPTMVAQDRTPIGAYTSSVSGGVLTIRTAALVLRYRIAGGQLSPSDLSIVPKAGGWAARPSWSDPAGRGNLGGWVRGLDDDAGPVPLHPGLLTRAGWYLLDDTTDALLTARPPGYATRPLQADYQDGYFFGYGHDYARGLSDLRTLSGPAPLLPRSAFGVWFSRYFPYSAADYKTLLAQFRRNRVPLDTLSIDTDWKRQLSPLAPVLAGAVVGSGRAFSWNGWEWNRSLFPHPAQFLRWLHRQGVDVALNIHPSIDSTDPKYAATVARTGPLKIDPGCTLTQIDPLGQCHVFDLTQQRQIAAYLGLQAAVLADGVDEWWLDWCCDATVAGVGGLTPDTWFNSLETGQLGKRGDRWLVLSRVGGSHQGDDPVAGPGPGIFAEHRYAIHFTGDTCATWAMLGFEAKLTTEEGNVGLPYVSDDIGSFNGAPVHKMCGATAGGSGAVDNPTMYARWVQLGAFQPILRLHSNHGARLPWEYPQPARRAAADALRLREQLVPYLYTVAREAYDSGLPIDRALYLSWPNAPAAYRHPGEYTVGSDVLVRPVSAAGDPAQATVWFPPGRWVDYFSGRTFTGPSTRRLSVPLDRIPIFVRDGATIVTQPPATHTPEGPRDRLVLTTYGGAEWSTSLYDDAGSGFGYQHGAYTWTPVTHDVVGRRQSLTIGPAEGGFTGELGHRAWTVEFRDIAPPSRVTVDGQLVPWRYVPVTRTLTLRTGEHSTSQPLRVVVTPRRGRSS, from the coding sequence GTGAAGGCGATCCGGCTGGCCGTCCTCGTCGCGCTCGCAGCCGCCGTCGGACTGGCTCCCCGTGCGGTCGCCGGCCCGGAAGCGACCGCGGCCGGTCCCGCGAACGCGATCCGAGCCGGCCACGCCCGGTTCGAGGTGCTGACCCCCACGATGGTGCGGCTCGAGTACTCGCCGGACGGCCGCTTCGAGAACGCCCCGACGATGGTCGCGCAGGACCGGACGCCGATCGGCGCCTACACCTCCTCGGTCTCGGGTGGCGTCCTCACCATCCGGACGGCCGCGCTCGTCCTGCGCTACCGCATCGCCGGTGGCCAGCTGTCCCCGTCCGACCTGTCCATCGTCCCGAAAGCCGGCGGTTGGGCTGCCCGACCGTCCTGGTCGGACCCGGCCGGCCGCGGCAACCTCGGCGGCTGGGTCCGCGGTCTGGACGACGACGCCGGGCCGGTGCCGCTCCATCCGGGTCTGCTCACCCGCGCCGGCTGGTACCTGCTCGACGACACCACCGATGCGCTGCTCACCGCGAGGCCACCGGGCTACGCGACGCGACCGCTCCAGGCGGACTACCAGGACGGCTACTTCTTCGGCTACGGGCACGACTATGCCCGCGGCCTGTCGGACCTACGGACGCTGAGCGGGCCGGCGCCCTTGCTGCCGCGCTCGGCGTTCGGCGTCTGGTTCTCGCGCTACTTCCCTTACTCCGCCGCCGACTACAAGACGCTGCTCGCGCAGTTCCGCCGGAACCGGGTCCCGCTCGACACGCTGTCGATCGACACCGACTGGAAGCGGCAGCTCAGCCCGCTGGCGCCGGTCCTGGCGGGCGCGGTCGTGGGCAGTGGCCGGGCGTTCTCCTGGAACGGCTGGGAGTGGAACCGGTCGCTGTTCCCGCATCCCGCGCAGTTCCTTCGGTGGCTGCACCGGCAAGGCGTCGACGTGGCGCTCAACATCCATCCGTCGATCGACAGCACCGACCCGAAGTACGCCGCGACGGTGGCACGGACCGGTCCGCTGAAGATCGATCCCGGCTGCACGCTCACCCAGATCGACCCGCTCGGGCAGTGCCACGTGTTCGACCTGACCCAGCAGCGCCAGATCGCCGCCTACCTCGGGTTGCAGGCCGCTGTGCTCGCCGACGGTGTCGACGAGTGGTGGCTGGACTGGTGCTGCGACGCGACCGTGGCCGGCGTCGGCGGCCTGACGCCGGACACCTGGTTCAACTCCCTCGAAACCGGCCAGCTGGGCAAGCGTGGCGACCGGTGGCTGGTGCTGTCGCGGGTGGGCGGATCGCATCAAGGCGATGATCCGGTCGCCGGCCCGGGGCCCGGCATCTTCGCCGAGCACCGTTACGCCATCCACTTCACGGGTGACACCTGTGCCACCTGGGCGATGCTCGGGTTCGAAGCGAAGTTGACCACTGAAGAGGGCAACGTCGGTCTGCCGTACGTGTCCGACGACATCGGCAGCTTCAACGGCGCGCCGGTGCACAAGATGTGCGGAGCGACCGCCGGCGGATCCGGAGCCGTCGACAACCCGACGATGTACGCGCGCTGGGTGCAGCTCGGAGCGTTCCAGCCGATCCTGCGGCTGCACTCGAACCACGGCGCCCGGCTGCCGTGGGAGTACCCGCAGCCGGCCCGCCGCGCCGCCGCCGACGCGTTGCGGCTGCGCGAGCAGCTGGTCCCGTACCTCTATACCGTCGCGCGCGAGGCCTATGACAGCGGGTTGCCGATCGACCGGGCGCTCTATCTGAGCTGGCCGAACGCCCCCGCCGCCTACCGGCACCCGGGCGAGTACACGGTCGGCAGCGACGTCCTGGTCCGTCCGGTGAGCGCCGCGGGTGACCCGGCGCAGGCGACGGTCTGGTTCCCGCCCGGCAGGTGGGTCGACTACTTCAGCGGGCGGACGTTCACCGGACCGTCGACCCGCCGCCTGTCGGTGCCGCTCGACCGGATCCCGATCTTCGTCCGCGACGGCGCGACGATCGTCACTCAACCGCCCGCGACGCACACCCCGGAGGGTCCGCGCGACCGTCTCGTGCTGACGACGTACGGCGGTGCGGAGTGGTCCACGTCGCTCTACGACGACGCCGGGTCCGGCTTCGGCTACCAGCACGGCGCCTACACCTGGACGCCGGTCACGCACGACGTCGTCGGCCGCCGGCAGTCGTTGACGATCGGCCCGGCCGAGGGTGGCTTCACGGGCGAGCTCGGCCATCGGGCGTGGACCGTCGAGTTCCGCGACATCGCGCCGCCGAGCCGGGTGACGGTCGACGGCCAACTGGTGCCGTGGCGCTACGTGCCGGTCACTCGCACTCTCACGCTTCGTACGGGGGAGCACAGCACGTCGCAACCGCTGCGGGTGGTGGTGACCCCTAGGCGGGGGCGCTCGTCCTGA
- a CDS encoding EfeM/EfeO family lipoprotein produces MKARLAAVVLTASATFSTTFAAVGAPLASAGPGADHTAAKHPYAPLPANQLFPALAKYRRYVHARIDELVPEVARLAGDLAGHDAAAAKDAWLTARLTWLRIGQDDSAYGVFGELGQHIDGTAAGHARGVHDPSFTGFHRIEVDLWRGHNVSAAHADAVRLEGYVRQLSRLSLARAIASDPTGVNDFVLRSHEIVEDAVRDTLSGDDEYGSGTALASVIADVDATREVLTLLAPKIDARSPGLVARARRQLNRLATVAAHGKRGGHWVAIRALPRSERERVNSAAGAADETLAVIPELLEG; encoded by the coding sequence GTGAAGGCGCGTTTGGCCGCAGTTGTCCTCACGGCGAGCGCGACCTTCAGTACGACCTTCGCCGCCGTTGGCGCGCCGCTGGCGTCGGCCGGTCCCGGCGCGGACCACACTGCCGCCAAGCACCCGTACGCACCGCTGCCGGCGAACCAGCTGTTTCCGGCGCTCGCGAAATACCGGCGTTACGTCCACGCGCGGATCGACGAGCTCGTCCCGGAGGTCGCGCGGCTGGCCGGCGATCTGGCCGGGCACGACGCCGCCGCCGCGAAGGACGCTTGGCTGACCGCGCGGCTCACCTGGCTTCGGATCGGACAGGACGACAGCGCCTACGGAGTGTTCGGCGAGCTCGGTCAGCACATCGACGGTACGGCGGCCGGTCATGCCCGTGGCGTCCACGACCCCTCCTTCACGGGCTTTCATCGCATCGAGGTCGACCTGTGGCGCGGCCACAACGTGAGCGCGGCACACGCCGACGCGGTTCGCCTCGAGGGCTACGTCCGGCAGCTTTCGCGACTTTCGCTCGCCCGTGCGATCGCTTCCGACCCGACTGGGGTGAACGACTTCGTGCTGCGCAGCCACGAAATCGTCGAAGACGCGGTGCGCGACACCCTCAGCGGTGACGACGAGTACGGCAGCGGCACCGCTCTGGCGAGCGTCATTGCTGACGTCGACGCCACCCGCGAAGTACTGACGCTGCTGGCGCCGAAGATCGACGCGCGCTCGCCCGGCCTGGTCGCAAGGGCGCGCCGGCAGCTGAACCGGCTCGCCACCGTTGCCGCGCACGGGAAACGCGGCGGGCACTGGGTCGCGATTCGCGCGCTCCCTCGCTCGGAGCGCGAACGGGTGAACTCCGCCGCGGGCGCCGCCGATGAGACGTTGGCGGTCATCCCCGAGCTGCTGGAGGGCTGA
- a CDS encoding Dyp-type peroxidase, whose translation MALDRRHFLAGSGLGALAAGFNLRREGSANPLPIGGPNLESDGTPDYNRLGGPAATMAAVPFHGPHQAGITTPPPPAACFAAFDVTAERRADLVDLLKTLTDRARLLTTGGRPHNLGRNAPPSDSGTLGPKLPADGLTVTVGFGPSLFDSRYGIAGRKPVHLTPMRPFPNDDLDPAQTGGDLLLQICAGSQDTALHALRDIAKHTRGGMQLRWRIDGFISPPRPSGVPRNHFGFKDGIANPDVADAAVAKALLWTQADGNEPAWAAGGSYHVIRIIKQFIEFWDRVGLEEQQGMIGRNRISGAPLDGTSETDVPNYRDDPNGAVIPLDAHIRLANPRTAATEYSRILRRGYNYDRGVDLNGNLDVGLVFNCFQRNVRTQFEAVQARLVGEPMVDYVSPVGGGYFFALPGVADRRDWYARGLFT comes from the coding sequence ATGGCGCTCGACCGACGCCACTTCCTCGCCGGATCCGGGCTCGGAGCGCTCGCTGCGGGCTTCAACCTCAGGCGGGAAGGCTCGGCGAACCCGCTGCCGATCGGTGGCCCGAACCTGGAAAGCGACGGCACGCCCGACTACAACCGGCTGGGTGGCCCGGCCGCGACGATGGCCGCGGTGCCGTTCCACGGACCCCACCAGGCCGGCATCACCACACCGCCGCCGCCGGCCGCGTGCTTCGCCGCCTTCGACGTGACGGCCGAGCGCCGGGCGGATCTCGTCGACCTGCTGAAGACGCTGACCGACCGGGCCCGGCTGCTCACCACCGGGGGTCGTCCGCACAACCTGGGCAGGAACGCTCCGCCATCCGACAGCGGCACGCTCGGACCGAAGCTGCCCGCTGACGGTCTCACGGTCACCGTCGGGTTCGGCCCCTCGCTGTTCGACAGCCGTTACGGCATCGCGGGCCGCAAGCCGGTGCACCTCACCCCGATGCGTCCGTTCCCGAACGACGACCTGGACCCCGCCCAGACCGGCGGCGACCTGCTCCTGCAGATCTGCGCGGGAAGCCAGGACACCGCGCTGCACGCACTGCGCGACATCGCCAAGCACACCCGTGGCGGCATGCAGCTGCGGTGGCGGATCGACGGCTTCATCTCACCGCCGCGGCCCTCCGGCGTACCGCGCAACCACTTCGGGTTCAAAGACGGAATCGCCAACCCGGACGTCGCGGACGCGGCAGTCGCAAAGGCGTTGCTCTGGACGCAAGCCGACGGCAACGAGCCGGCTTGGGCGGCCGGCGGCAGCTATCACGTCATCCGGATCATCAAGCAGTTCATCGAGTTCTGGGACCGCGTCGGCCTCGAAGAACAGCAAGGAATGATCGGGCGCAACCGGATCAGTGGCGCGCCGCTGGACGGCACATCGGAGACGGACGTCCCCAACTACCGGGATGACCCGAACGGCGCAGTGATCCCGCTCGACGCCCACATCCGGCTGGCGAACCCGCGGACGGCGGCGACCGAGTACTCCCGCATCCTGCGACGCGGGTACAACTACGACCGCGGCGTCGACCTCAACGGCAACCTCGACGTCGGGTTGGTGTTCAACTGCTTCCAGCGCAACGTCCGCACCCAGTTCGAAGCGGTACAGGCGCGTCTGGTGGGCGAGCCGATGGTCGACTACGTGTCCCCGGTGGGTGGCGGCTACTTCTTCGCACTCCCCGGCGTCGCCGACCGGCGAGACTGGTACGCCAGAGGTCTGTTCACCTGA